The proteins below are encoded in one region of Winogradskyella helgolandensis:
- the recR gene encoding recombination mediator RecR, with translation MEFSSKLLENAVNEMSQLPGIGKRTALRLVLHLLRQPDSQTFQLANALTKVRAEINFCKSCHNISDTILCEICSNPNRNSELICVVEDIRDVMAVENTSSFKGLYHVLGGKISPMDGIGPQDLNISSLVEKVKTGKVKELIFAMSPTMEGDTTNFYIFRQIQDYKVATSTIARGVAAGNELEYTDEITLGRSIIDRVPFEASLKS, from the coding sequence ATGGAATTTTCATCAAAACTCTTAGAAAACGCAGTTAACGAAATGTCGCAATTACCAGGAATAGGTAAGCGTACAGCCTTGCGTTTGGTGCTACATTTATTGCGTCAGCCAGATAGTCAAACCTTTCAATTAGCTAATGCATTGACAAAGGTGAGAGCAGAAATTAATTTTTGTAAATCGTGTCACAATATTAGTGATACCATTTTGTGTGAAATATGTTCAAACCCAAACCGAAATAGCGAATTAATTTGTGTCGTTGAAGACATCAGAGACGTAATGGCTGTAGAAAACACAAGTTCCTTTAAAGGTTTATATCATGTTTTAGGTGGAAAAATCTCTCCTATGGATGGTATAGGTCCTCAAGATTTAAATATTTCATCGTTAGTTGAAAAAGTAAAAACAGGCAAAGTGAAAGAATTAATTTTTGCCATGAGTCCAACGATGGAAGGTGATACTACAAACTTCTATATCTTTCGACAGATACAAGATTATAAAGTGGCAACTTCAACTATTGCACGAGGAGTTGCAGCAGGAAACGAATTAGAATATACAGACGAAATTACTTTAGGACGTAGTATTATAGATCGTGTACCTTTTGAAGCATCTTTAAAATCATAG
- a CDS encoding glycosyltransferase family 2 protein, which yields MKLSVIILNYNVRYFLELCLKSVEAAIAHIDAEIIVIDNNSPDDSCAMIKQLFPSVKLIENKDNSGFSKGNNIGVAHAKGEYLCVLNPDTVVAEDTFTKLIKFTEPKKSLGIVGCQLIDGKGKFLPESKRHIPTPKVSLKKILGITKDYYANAIKIEETGKVDILVGAFMWLKKEVYDVVGGFDEDYFMYGEDIDLSYKVLKAGYDNFYFGDTTVIHFKGESTLKDAQYAKRFYGAMQIFYKKHFKQNFVFNTIVWIGIKMAKLMRKSPVEEVIKLNAYYLYSTDLDDTLLKQLPKPTRIETVIQEDIKDGSMLVYDFNMLTSSAVIADMKQKSKQENIVFRFIPKNSKFIIGSDSAINRGEVLHF from the coding sequence GTGAAGCTGTCTGTCATCATATTAAATTATAATGTACGCTACTTTTTAGAATTATGTCTAAAAAGTGTGGAAGCTGCCATTGCTCATATCGATGCAGAAATTATTGTGATCGATAACAACTCTCCAGATGATAGTTGTGCTATGATAAAGCAATTATTTCCTTCAGTAAAATTAATTGAGAATAAAGACAACTCAGGGTTTTCAAAAGGAAACAATATAGGAGTCGCTCATGCTAAAGGAGAGTATTTGTGTGTTCTTAATCCAGATACTGTAGTGGCTGAAGATACATTCACCAAACTCATAAAATTTACAGAACCTAAAAAGAGTCTTGGTATTGTGGGTTGTCAGCTTATAGATGGAAAAGGGAAATTTCTTCCTGAAAGCAAACGTCATATTCCTACACCAAAAGTATCCTTAAAAAAGATACTTGGAATTACTAAAGATTATTATGCGAATGCTATTAAAATTGAAGAAACAGGAAAAGTAGATATTTTAGTCGGAGCTTTTATGTGGCTAAAAAAAGAGGTGTACGACGTTGTTGGTGGTTTTGATGAAGACTATTTTATGTACGGTGAAGACATTGATTTGTCTTATAAAGTACTAAAAGCAGGTTATGATAATTTCTATTTTGGTGACACAACCGTTATTCATTTCAAAGGAGAAAGCACATTAAAAGATGCCCAGTATGCGAAACGTTTTTACGGAGCGATGCAGATTTTTTATAAGAAGCATTTTAAGCAGAATTTTGTATTTAATACAATAGTTTGGATAGGGATTAAAATGGCGAAGCTCATGCGAAAGAGTCCTGTTGAAGAAGTCATAAAGTTGAATGCCTATTATTTATATTCAACTGATTTAGATGATACTTTGCTCAAACAATTACCAAAACCAACGCGAATTGAAACTGTAATACAAGAAGATATTAAAGATGGTAGTATGCTTGTGTACGATTTTAATATGCTGACATCGAGTGCGGTAATTGCGGATATGAAACAAAAATCTAAGCAAGAAAATATTGTTTTTAGATTTATTCCAAAAAACAGTAAATTTATCATCGGAAGTGATAGTGCAATCAATAGAGGTGAAGTACTTCATTTCTAA
- a CDS encoding dihydrolipoamide acetyltransferase family protein, with product MAKFELKLPKMGESVAEATITSWLKDVGDTIEADEAVLEIATDKVDSEVPSEVDGILVEKLFNVDDVVQVGQTIAVIETEGGETVEVKATEAEPKPVAEPVATKVVAEVAQTVVAAKASVEPVVSTEGRFYSPLVKNIAKQEGISQAELDTISGTGKDERVTKNDIKAYLESRSSAPSTESSTPTVAEPVSATKNDDTKTLDAERSRNSIEETKNDAAPAQEKPKAEKPTDKPAEKPIAVSGGDEVIEMTRMGKLISKYMVDSVQTSAHVQSFIEADVTNIWNWRKKVKDGFMKREGENLTFTPIFMEAITKALKDFPMMNISVQGDKIIKKKAINVGMAAALPDGNLIVPVIKNADQLNLYGMVKRVNDLANRARLGQLSPDDIQGGTYTVTNVGTFGSIMGTPIINQPQVGILALGAIRKTPSVIEGPEGDYIGIRFKMYLSHSYDHRVVNGALGGQFVKAVKDYLEGWDSDREI from the coding sequence ATGGCAAAGTTTGAACTTAAGTTACCTAAAATGGGAGAGAGTGTTGCAGAAGCAACCATAACCTCATGGCTTAAAGATGTTGGAGATACAATTGAGGCAGATGAAGCTGTTTTAGAGATTGCGACAGATAAAGTAGATAGTGAAGTCCCAAGTGAAGTAGACGGCATTTTAGTTGAAAAACTATTTAACGTTGATGATGTAGTGCAGGTAGGACAAACGATTGCAGTCATTGAAACGGAAGGTGGAGAAACTGTAGAGGTAAAAGCTACAGAAGCAGAACCAAAACCTGTTGCTGAGCCAGTGGCTACAAAAGTTGTGGCAGAAGTGGCGCAAACGGTAGTTGCGGCTAAAGCATCAGTGGAACCTGTAGTGTCTACTGAAGGTCGTTTTTATTCTCCATTAGTAAAAAATATAGCAAAACAAGAAGGCATTTCTCAAGCCGAATTAGATACTATTTCAGGAACAGGAAAAGATGAGCGTGTTACTAAAAACGATATTAAAGCGTATTTAGAATCTCGTAGTTCTGCACCAAGTACTGAGTCTTCTACACCAACTGTGGCAGAACCTGTTTCAGCAACAAAGAATGATGATACGAAGACGCTCGATGCTGAACGTAGTCGAAATTCAATCGAAGAAACTAAAAATGATGCAGCACCAGCTCAAGAAAAGCCAAAAGCTGAAAAGCCTACAGACAAACCAGCTGAAAAGCCAATTGCAGTTTCTGGAGGTGATGAAGTTATTGAAATGACCAGAATGGGGAAACTTATTTCAAAATATATGGTAGATTCAGTACAAACTTCGGCTCACGTGCAGTCGTTTATAGAAGCTGATGTTACTAATATATGGAACTGGAGAAAAAAAGTCAAAGATGGCTTTATGAAGCGTGAAGGTGAAAATCTAACCTTTACTCCTATCTTTATGGAAGCGATTACTAAAGCGTTGAAAGATTTTCCAATGATGAATATTTCTGTTCAAGGAGATAAAATCATTAAAAAGAAAGCTATTAATGTTGGTATGGCAGCGGCTTTACCGGATGGTAATTTAATTGTCCCTGTCATTAAAAATGCAGATCAATTGAATTTATACGGCATGGTAAAACGTGTTAATGATTTAGCAAATAGAGCACGTTTAGGACAATTAAGTCCAGATGATATACAAGGAGGAACTTATACCGTAACCAATGTTGGTACCTTTGGTAGTATTATGGGAACGCCAATTATTAATCAGCCACAAGTAGGTATTTTAGCCTTAGGAGCTATTAGAAAAACACCATCTGTAATAGAAGGTCCAGAAGGAGATTATATTGGTATCCGTTTTAAAATGTACTTGTCTCATTCTTATGATCATCGCGTTGTAAACGGAGCCCTTGGAGGACAGTTTGTAAAAGCGGTAAAAGATTATTTAGAAGGCTGGGACAGTGATAGAGAAATATAA
- a CDS encoding porin family protein encodes MKTPMTILLCLLTSIIFSQEKNEDFLIEKGLWSIEGEFSINSINSDYPNDTGNIAREDFNFNIAPKVGYIISDNLILGLGIGYSYLKTEFENENSNDLNINDSKTNSIEFFPYIKKFFPVSKKLALHLQGETRFTFRKNTFINYYNDERVNNSELLFIGIRPGISYNMSKNILLQANVGSLGYQHASSEVDNVETEKSNSFGFNFNTSNLTFGLTILL; translated from the coding sequence ATGAAAACACCAATGACCATTTTATTATGCCTTTTGACGAGTATTATTTTTAGTCAAGAAAAGAATGAAGATTTTTTAATTGAAAAAGGCTTGTGGAGTATTGAAGGAGAGTTCTCCATTAACTCTATAAACTCTGATTACCCTAATGATACTGGAAATATAGCCAGAGAAGATTTTAATTTTAATATAGCCCCTAAAGTCGGCTACATCATTAGCGATAATCTTATTCTAGGATTAGGAATCGGCTATTCTTATTTAAAAACTGAGTTTGAAAATGAAAACTCTAATGATCTTAACATTAACGATTCAAAAACAAATTCTATTGAATTTTTCCCTTACATAAAGAAGTTCTTTCCCGTGAGTAAAAAATTAGCGCTTCACTTACAAGGTGAAACACGATTCACATTTAGAAAAAATACATTTATTAATTATTACAACGATGAACGCGTAAATAATTCTGAGTTATTGTTTATTGGCATAAGACCAGGGATAAGCTATAATATGAGTAAAAATATTTTACTTCAAGCTAATGTTGGCTCACTTGGCTACCAGCATGCCTCAAGTGAAGTAGACAATGTGGAAACAGAAAAGAGTAATTCCTTTGGCTTTAATTTTAATACATCAAATCTAACATTTGGACTTACAATTCTTCTATAA
- a CDS encoding DUF134 domain-containing protein, whose translation MPRPKKKRKINHPPKMLGFKPFGIRLCDTEQVIMQYEEYETVKLVVYDNLSQEEAAERIEVSRPTLTRIYNSALKKIGQAFVEGKSIIIKGGDFEFEKNWYKCKRCFKLIDSIDHPTTCDDCPDDKKEELENLNA comes from the coding sequence ATGCCACGTCCTAAAAAGAAGCGAAAAATTAATCATCCACCAAAAATGCTTGGGTTTAAGCCTTTTGGGATTCGTCTTTGCGATACAGAGCAAGTAATCATGCAATATGAAGAATACGAGACGGTTAAGTTAGTTGTATACGATAATCTTTCGCAAGAAGAAGCTGCTGAAAGGATTGAGGTGTCTAGACCTACACTTACGAGGATTTATAATAGTGCTTTAAAAAAAATTGGACAAGCTTTCGTTGAGGGTAAATCGATTATTATAAAAGGTGGTGATTTTGAATTTGAAAAAAATTGGTACAAATGCAAACGTTGTTTTAAATTAATAGACAGTATAGATCATCCTACAACTTGTGATGATTGTCCGGATGATAAAAAAGAGGAATTAGAGAATTTAAATGCATAA
- the ribA gene encoding GTP cyclohydrolase II yields MFTKDIKIIKGERVQLPTKYGHFEFVPFQEKINGLEHMALIKGGFSLNEAVLTRIHSSCATGDLFGSLKCDCGDQLIQAMKMIEQNGSGIIVYLQQEGRGIGLMNKMKAYKLQEEGMDTIQANLHLGFAPDERGYEIAAEILNLLGVNKLNLLTNNPDKILGLEQNGISVVERVPLIIDANPFNKHYLETKESQMGHQLSKLNVEILSHDN; encoded by the coding sequence ATGTTTACAAAAGATATTAAAATTATTAAAGGAGAAAGGGTTCAGCTTCCAACCAAATATGGTCATTTCGAATTTGTTCCATTTCAAGAAAAAATAAATGGCTTGGAGCATATGGCGCTAATAAAAGGGGGTTTCTCATTAAATGAGGCCGTTTTAACACGAATTCATTCGTCTTGCGCTACAGGAGATTTGTTTGGATCACTAAAATGCGATTGTGGTGATCAATTAATTCAAGCTATGAAAATGATTGAGCAAAACGGGAGCGGAATAATAGTGTATTTACAGCAAGAGGGAAGAGGAATAGGTCTTATGAATAAAATGAAGGCTTATAAATTACAAGAAGAGGGTATGGATACTATACAGGCTAACTTGCACTTGGGCTTTGCTCCAGACGAAAGAGGTTATGAAATAGCTGCAGAAATTCTGAATCTACTTGGTGTAAATAAATTAAACTTGTTGACTAATAATCCAGATAAAATTTTAGGATTAGAACAAAATGGGATTTCAGTTGTGGAACGTGTACCATTAATAATAGATGCAAATCCATTTAATAAACACTATTTAGAGACAAAGGAAAGCCAAATGGGACATCAACTTTCTAAATTAAATGTAGAAATTCTATCACATGATAACTAA
- a CDS encoding acyl-CoA thioesterase, which translates to MITNTFQLQPRYGEVDQMGYVYHANYVIYCHQARNELLRKLGVDEIVLENNHIILPVISFDIKYKKPAHFDERISIKTIIREMPNTRFNFEFEITNEQNTLLITAKSTVVFADKQSRLPKRIPEFIKNKLNSEFLS; encoded by the coding sequence ATGATAACTAATACATTTCAATTACAACCGCGTTATGGTGAAGTTGACCAAATGGGTTATGTTTATCATGCTAATTATGTTATATATTGCCACCAAGCTCGTAATGAATTATTACGAAAATTAGGTGTAGATGAGATTGTATTAGAGAATAATCATATTATATTGCCTGTAATTTCATTTGATATTAAATATAAGAAGCCAGCACATTTTGATGAACGTATTAGCATTAAAACAATCATTAGAGAAATGCCTAATACTCGATTTAATTTCGAGTTTGAAATAACAAATGAACAAAACACGCTTTTAATTACGGCAAAATCAACGGTTGTTTTTGCAGATAAACAATCGCGTTTACCTAAGCGCATACCAGAATTTATTAAAAACAAGCTTAATTCAGAATTCCTTTCTTAA
- a CDS encoding 3'-5' exonuclease — MQLNLTKPICFFDLETTGINISKDRIVEISILKVHPDGKEEAKTWVVNPEMPIPAEVTAIHGISDADVADKPTFKALSKEIYNLIKDSDLGGFNSNRFDIPLLAEELLRAEVDFDMKNTQSVDVQTIFHKMEQRTLVAAYKFYCDKNLEDAHSAEADTKATYEVLKAQLDRYEELENDTKFLAEFSSRKKFADFAGFLIFNKEGEECFSFGKHKGKRVLDVLDKEPGYFGWLLNADFPLYTKKVLTAIKLRQFNNKLS; from the coding sequence ATGCAACTTAATCTCACAAAACCTATCTGTTTTTTCGATTTAGAAACTACAGGAATCAATATTTCAAAAGATAGAATCGTAGAAATTTCTATTCTTAAAGTCCATCCAGACGGTAAAGAAGAAGCTAAAACTTGGGTTGTGAACCCTGAGATGCCAATTCCTGCAGAGGTAACAGCAATTCATGGAATTTCTGATGCAGATGTTGCAGATAAACCAACGTTTAAAGCTTTATCAAAGGAGATTTACAACCTTATTAAGGATTCTGATTTAGGCGGATTTAATTCTAATCGTTTCGATATTCCATTGTTAGCAGAAGAACTTTTAAGAGCAGAAGTAGATTTTGATATGAAAAACACACAATCTGTAGACGTACAAACGATATTCCATAAAATGGAACAACGGACATTGGTTGCAGCCTACAAATTTTATTGTGATAAAAATTTAGAGGATGCACATAGTGCAGAAGCTGATACCAAAGCAACCTACGAGGTTTTAAAAGCACAGTTAGACCGTTATGAAGAATTAGAAAACGACACCAAGTTTTTAGCAGAATTTAGTTCTCGTAAAAAATTTGCTGATTTCGCAGGTTTTTTAATCTTTAATAAAGAAGGAGAAGAATGTTTCTCATTTGGGAAGCATAAAGGAAAACGTGTCTTAGATGTTTTAGATAAAGAACCAGGTTATTTTGGTTGGTTGCTCAATGCGGATTTCCCTCTTTATACTAAGAAGGTGTTAACGGCTATTAAGTTACGTCAGTTTAATAATAAGTTAAGCTAA
- a CDS encoding fumarylacetoacetate hydrolase family protein — MKLICIGRNYTDHIKELENEKPTDPVVFLKPDTSILLKKQPFFIPDFSDDVHYEVEVLVKINKVGKYIDRKFAHKYYDDIGLGIDFTARDLQTQLKAKGLPWEKAKAFDGAAVIGKWLPKTKFENIDNINFSLKKNDSVVQDANTELMLWKIDELIEYVSKYFTLKIGDIIFTGTPAGVGKVFAEDRLIGYLEDEEMFSIKIK; from the coding sequence ATGAAATTAATCTGCATAGGTCGTAATTACACCGATCACATTAAAGAACTAGAAAACGAAAAACCAACAGATCCTGTTGTTTTTTTAAAACCAGACACGTCAATTCTGTTAAAGAAACAACCGTTTTTTATCCCCGATTTTTCAGACGATGTCCATTATGAAGTTGAGGTTTTAGTGAAAATTAATAAAGTGGGGAAGTATATCGATAGGAAATTCGCGCATAAATACTATGACGATATCGGACTTGGTATAGATTTTACAGCACGAGATCTTCAAACGCAATTAAAAGCCAAAGGATTACCATGGGAAAAAGCCAAAGCCTTTGATGGTGCTGCGGTTATTGGAAAATGGTTGCCTAAAACTAAATTTGAAAATATAGATAATATCAATTTCAGTTTAAAAAAGAATGATTCTGTCGTTCAGGATGCAAATACGGAGCTAATGCTTTGGAAAATTGATGAACTTATAGAATATGTGTCAAAATATTTCACTTTAAAAATAGGAGACATTATATTTACGGGCACACCTGCTGGAGTCGGTAAGGTGTTTGCAGAAGATAGATTAATAGGATACCTTGAAGATGAGGAAATGTTTTCAATAAAAATTAAATAA
- a CDS encoding Hpt domain-containing protein, with protein sequence MSQYYQLHRVREMAEDDEDFVLAIAAAFIEEVPEDAERLRTAVPAKDYKEVYQAAHKMKPTIDLFELGVLDTLIEVQDWGKFEQTDKNVEEQLITVLTAVDNAVNEIKADFGL encoded by the coding sequence ATGTCACAATATTATCAATTACATCGTGTACGAGAAATGGCTGAAGACGATGAAGATTTTGTCTTAGCTATAGCAGCAGCTTTTATAGAAGAAGTACCTGAAGATGCAGAACGTCTAAGAACAGCGGTGCCTGCAAAGGATTATAAAGAAGTGTACCAAGCGGCTCATAAAATGAAACCAACTATAGATTTATTTGAATTAGGTGTTTTAGATACACTGATTGAAGTTCAAGATTGGGGAAAGTTTGAGCAGACGGACAAAAATGTAGAAGAACAACTTATAACGGTATTAACTGCGGTTGATAACGCTGTTAATGAAATTAAAGCCGATTTCGGACTTTAA
- a CDS encoding competence/damage-inducible protein A: protein MQAEIITIGDEILIGQIVDTNSAFLGKEFNKYGISIYQITSIQDDKAHILKAIKEAEENADIIIITGGLGPTKDDITKLTICEYFNDTLVEDKAVLANVEQIFSKYSSAPLLDVNKQQALVPSTAQVLMNHNGTAPGMWLERNGKVFVSLPGVPYEMKALITEQVIPKLRAKFKFPYISHKTILTYGLGESALAERIEEWEDHLPVFIKLAYLPSLGRVRLRLSGKATEKLIVDKEIQNQINLLLPQIEDIFVGYEEDESIEAVIGKQLTQIGKTLAVAESCTGGRIAKSITANAGASVYFKGSVVTYATASKVKILEVSESDINSYSVVSKEVAETMAKNVRTMFDTDYAISTTGNAGPEKGDSNAEVGTVWIGIATKDKVYSEIFNFGNLREKVIVRATNKAFEMLKKEITIKDKKK, encoded by the coding sequence ATGCAAGCAGAAATTATTACCATTGGAGATGAGATTCTTATTGGTCAGATTGTAGATACAAATTCCGCATTCTTAGGAAAGGAATTTAATAAATACGGAATTTCGATCTATCAGATTACCTCAATTCAAGATGATAAAGCCCATATTCTAAAAGCTATAAAAGAAGCAGAAGAAAATGCAGATATCATTATAATAACTGGAGGTTTAGGTCCTACTAAAGATGATATTACCAAACTTACCATTTGCGAATACTTTAATGACACCTTAGTTGAAGACAAAGCTGTTTTGGCTAATGTAGAGCAGATTTTTTCAAAATATAGTTCAGCACCACTTTTAGATGTTAATAAGCAACAAGCATTAGTACCGTCTACGGCACAGGTACTTATGAACCATAATGGTACAGCACCAGGTATGTGGTTGGAGCGAAACGGAAAAGTGTTTGTGTCACTTCCAGGTGTGCCTTACGAAATGAAAGCTTTAATTACTGAGCAAGTTATTCCGAAGTTAAGAGCAAAATTTAAGTTTCCTTATATATCGCATAAAACAATCTTAACTTATGGTTTAGGAGAAAGTGCATTGGCAGAACGTATTGAAGAGTGGGAAGATCATTTACCTGTTTTTATAAAATTAGCGTATTTACCAAGTTTGGGTCGTGTACGTTTGCGTTTATCCGGAAAAGCGACTGAAAAATTAATAGTTGACAAAGAAATCCAAAATCAAATCAATTTATTATTGCCACAGATCGAAGATATTTTTGTGGGTTATGAAGAAGATGAATCTATTGAAGCCGTAATAGGTAAGCAATTAACGCAAATTGGAAAAACCCTAGCTGTAGCAGAAAGCTGTACAGGAGGACGTATTGCAAAATCAATTACAGCAAATGCTGGAGCTTCTGTTTACTTTAAAGGAAGTGTTGTAACGTATGCTACAGCATCTAAAGTGAAAATCTTGGAGGTTTCAGAAAGTGATATTAATTCATATTCTGTGGTCAGTAAAGAAGTGGCGGAAACCATGGCGAAAAATGTGAGAACTATGTTCGATACGGATTATGCCATTAGTACAACAGGCAATGCAGGACCAGAAAAAGGTGACTCAAATGCCGAAGTAGGAACAGTTTGGATTGGTATTGCGACAAAAGATAAGGTATATTCTGAAATTTTTAACTTTGGAAATCTTCGCGAAAAAGTGATTGTAAGAGCCACAAACAAAGCATTTGAAATGCTTAAAAAAGAAATTACAATTAAAGATAAAAAAAAGTAA
- the rpmB gene encoding 50S ribosomal protein L28, whose protein sequence is MSRVCELTGKKAMVGNNVSHAMNKTKRKFDANLIKKRFYIPEEDKWVTLKVSTSALKTINKIGIEAMLKEAKAKGFYK, encoded by the coding sequence ATGTCAAGAGTTTGTGAACTTACTGGGAAAAAAGCGATGGTTGGAAACAATGTTTCACACGCTATGAATAAAACGAAACGCAAGTTTGATGCAAACTTGATCAAAAAACGTTTTTACATTCCTGAAGAAGATAAGTGGGTAACATTAAAAGTTTCTACATCAGCATTAAAGACTATCAATAAAATTGGTATCGAAGCGATGTTAAAAGAAGCTAAAGCAAAAGGATTTTACAAATAA
- the rpmG gene encoding 50S ribosomal protein L33, whose translation MAKRGNRIQVILECTEHKTSGQPGTSRYITTKNKKNTPDRMEIKKFNPILKRMTVHKEIK comes from the coding sequence ATGGCAAAAAGAGGAAATAGAATACAAGTTATCTTAGAGTGCACTGAGCACAAAACTTCTGGTCAACCAGGAACATCAAGATATATTACAACGAAAAATAAGAAGAACACGCCAGACCGTATGGAGATTAAGAAATTTAATCCTATCCTTAAGCGTATGACAGTTCATAAAGAGATAAAATAA
- a CDS encoding DUF4295 domain-containing protein: MAKKSVASLQTGSKRLTKAIKMVKSPKTGAYMFVESVMAPEFVNDFLNKK, encoded by the coding sequence ATGGCAAAGAAATCAGTAGCGTCTTTACAGACAGGATCAAAACGTTTGACAAAAGCTATAAAAATGGTGAAATCACCAAAAACAGGAGCATACATGTTCGTTGAATCAGTAATGGCACCAGAATTTGTCAATGACTTTTTAAACAAGAAATAA
- the ftsY gene encoding signal recognition particle-docking protein FtsY, translating to MSFFKKIFSSEKKETLDKGLEKSKSSFFNKLNKAVAGKSKVDDDVLDNLEEILVTSDVGVNTTLKVITRIEERVAKDKYLGTSELNRILREEIAALLSETKSGEDTEYTIPELPKQADGSKTPYVLMVVGVNGVGKTTTIGKLAYQFKKKGLNVVLGAADTFRAAAIDQLQVWADRVDVPMIRQEMGSDPASVAFDALESGVKQNADVIIIDTAGRLHNKVNLMNELTKVKRVMQKVVGDAPHDVLLVLDGSTGQNAFEQAKQFTAATEVTSLAVTKLDGTAKGGVVIGISDQFQIPVKYIGVGEGIEDLQVFNKYEFVDSFFK from the coding sequence ATGAGTTTTTTTAAAAAAATATTCTCGTCAGAAAAGAAAGAAACCTTAGATAAAGGCTTAGAGAAATCTAAATCTTCTTTTTTTAATAAATTAAATAAAGCCGTTGCCGGAAAATCTAAAGTAGACGATGACGTTTTAGATAATCTTGAAGAAATCTTAGTCACTAGTGATGTAGGTGTTAATACCACATTAAAAGTGATTACGCGTATTGAAGAACGTGTTGCTAAAGATAAATATTTAGGAACTTCAGAATTAAACCGAATTCTTAGAGAAGAAATTGCAGCCTTATTATCAGAAACTAAATCTGGAGAAGATACCGAATATACTATTCCTGAATTACCAAAACAAGCCGATGGTTCTAAAACACCATACGTTCTTATGGTCGTAGGAGTTAATGGAGTAGGTAAAACAACAACCATAGGTAAATTAGCTTATCAGTTTAAAAAGAAAGGGTTAAACGTTGTACTTGGTGCAGCAGATACGTTTAGAGCTGCAGCCATTGATCAATTACAAGTATGGGCAGATCGTGTAGATGTGCCAATGATACGACAAGAAATGGGTTCTGATCCTGCGTCTGTGGCTTTTGATGCTTTAGAATCTGGAGTTAAGCAAAATGCAGATGTTATTATTATAGATACTGCTGGCCGTTTGCACAATAAAGTGAACTTAATGAATGAGTTGACTAAAGTAAAACGTGTTATGCAAAAAGTAGTTGGTGATGCACCTCATGATGTGCTTTTAGTACTCGATGGTTCTACTGGTCAAAACGCTTTTGAACAAGCCAAACAATTTACGGCAGCTACTGAAGTCACATCTTTGGCAGTAACTAAATTAGATGGTACGGCAAAAGGTGGAGTCGTGATTGGTATTAGCGACCAGTTTCAAATTCCTGTGAAATATATTGGAGTCGGAGAAGGTATTGAAGATTTGCAAGTCTTTAATAAATATGAGTTTGTAGATTCCTTTTTTAAATAG